tctctctctcttacacacatactccctctcacactctctctctcacacacacactctctctcacacacgcacactctctctcacacacatactcactctcactctctctctcacactctcacacacacactcactctcacacactctctgtctcacacactctctctctctcactctcacacactctctctcaatttcaattcaattcaattcagttagctttattggcatgacaaaagtacattttgcattgcCAAAGCATACATATGAAAAGAGAACGTATACAACAGTGTAATTTGGAACAATATAGCAATTAAAATAACATCTGAACAAGTAATATTAGAAGAACAATATTTAAACACATGGATGCATATAAACATATGACGTTCTAAGAGTTATGTAacggattatttattatttacagattatttattcatttatttatttaattaataactggGTTCAGCATTATCTACAGTCATGAGTATTGGTATATTCTCTGGATGTTGGTGTCTTGGCTGTGTCTCAGGAGTTGGCAGGCTAATATAAATCTTGCCGCTATATTTGCACATTCAGATTTTTCCCCGAGAATGAAGGTGAGTTTTTCGGTTGGGGTGCAATTATTAAAATGGGGAAATACTTTATTTTGGGATAATAGTGGTTTCTAATCGATAGGTATTTGGGGCATTgagtgaggaagtgcagctctgTTTCGATCTCTCCCAGAATGCAGTGGGAGCAGAGTCTCTCGTCACGGGAGAGCCAGGTTTGTCTGCGCCGGCCCGTCTCTACGGCCAGACTGTGCTCACTGAGTCTGTACATCGTCAATGTTTTCCTGAGTTTGACATCAGTCACTGTGCTCAGGTAGTGTGCCATGGTGTACTCTCGATTTAGTGCCGAATAGCATTCtagtttgtgttggttttgaatGGTGTTTGTCCAATGGGTGATGTACTTGTCTTTTTCTGTGTTGATGATTTGTGTGGGCCGAAtggttgagagtgtgtgtgagtcctgaggctggctgatctcagtcggtgtgatgtcagtgtgtgtgtgtgtgtgtgtgtgtgtgtgtgtgtgtgtgtgtgtgtgagtcctgaggctggctgatctcagtCGGTTTGATCTcagtcagtctgtgtgtgtgtgtgtgtgtgtgtgtgtgtgtgtgtgtgtgtgagtcctgaggctggctgatctcagtcagtgtgatctcagtcagtctgtgtgtgtgtgtgtgtgtgtgtgtgtgtgtgtgtgtgtgtgtgtgtgagtcctgaggctggctgatctcagtcagtgtgatctcagtcagtcagtgtgtgtgtgtgtgtgtgtgtgtgtgtgattgggtgtgttaggctgtgtgtgtgtgtgtgtgtgtgtgtgtgattgggtgtgttaggctgtgagtgagtgtgtgtgtgtgtgtgtgtgtgtgtgattgggtgtgttaggctgtgagtgtgtgtgattgggtgtgttaggctgtgtgtgtgtgtgtgtgtgattgggtgtgttaggctgtgagtgtgtgtgtgtgtgtgttcattgggtgtttgctgctctgctcgtccctcaggatgtggagagatgctacaaatcttgctgctaaattggagcatttggcttcttcgccaaggatgaatctaagtttttgggttggattacaggtgttaaatttgggaaatatcttattcattttggggtaatattggtctctgatgtgttggtatttggggcattctgtgaggaagtgcagctcggtctccggcactcccagaatgcagtgcgaGCAGAgtctgtcctctctctctctctctctctcacacacactctctctctctcacaaacacttctctctctctctcacacacacactcactctcacacacgcactctctcacacacatactcactctatctctctcacactctctctcacacacacactctctctctctcacacacacttctctctctctctcacacacacacactcactctcacactctctctcacacacacacacacactcactctaacacactctctctctctcacacacactctctctctctctctctctcacacacacacactctctctctcacacacacacactctctctctctcacacacacacacacacacactctctctctcacacacacacacacacactctctctctcacacacacacacacacacacacactctctctctcacacacacacacacactctctctctctcacacacacacacacacacacacacacactctcttacccAGCGGCTGGCGCTCCTGGCTGTAGACGTGTATGTCCATGGGTGAGAAGATGTTGGTGTGTATCTCGTGGCTGTTCTCTCCCGTGTGTTTGAGGCAGGCGTGTATGGAGTGTGTGTTCCAGTCCGTCCAGAAGAGTGTGTCCTCGTACAGCGTCAGTGCAAACGGGTGCGGCAGCGAGCCCTTCACCACCACCTccctgagcacacacacacacacacaggcgtgagctgacggacacacacacacacacacacacacacacacacacaggctcagcTGACCGAGGCGCTCTCACCTGTGTGATCCGTCCAGCTCGGAGCGGTGGATGAAGCTGAACTTGGCGTCGGCCCAGTAGAGTTTCTGCAGCTCGTAGTCCAGCGTCAGGCCGTTGGGCCAGTAGATCTCCGAGTCGATGATGACCGAGCGATGCGTCCCGTCCATCCCAGCGCGCTCGATCTTTGGGATCTCACCCCAATCCGTCCAATACATGTacctgagaaacacacacacaccttactcACATCATCTCCATCAGGAAGAAACGTCGTAAAAATGAATTTACTGTATACTGTGGATTGTCACCGAATTTGCCTCATTTTGGATGATTGaatcaaaattaaatcaataCACTGAAATCAAAAcacgatatggactgatgtctgtgaatattaatccTCAATAATAgcctttaaatatgaatcctatgTGATGTGCGTCTGTGTGAATGAAAGGGTCTCAGGATATGAAGACGATCGATCTCTAGAactgagagtcacttcagcaGCATGCTACAGCTTCTTCTGAAGCACATCATATCACATACAATAATTATAATCAGAAACTTAAAAGGTTTACCAGAATTTtagcaggaaaaaaaatatcaatacaCAACAGTATTTCTGAcaagaaataaaagtaaataaattcttcatgcaattgattagagatgcttttgattattacaattataacGAAACCATTAAAGTAATATAACACACTGGAAAAAAAGTTCAGACTTTGTTATACCTGCAATAAACTGCTATTAAATGGTGTAACcttcatgatttcaattaataaGACGTActtttaaaggaacacttcacccatttgcatttagctttgtattgttagaaacccagtcatatattataatgatcatggatttttcctttatttttccctgagatgggagaaataaggatttaagtgttttacttcctgcttattatgacgtaaaaatcgtcattttgcgtcataataagcaggaagtcaaaattcattgaaaagtgtagagactacagacactagcttattattattccagggggtgggacccactcaccatacaggcctattacagatcagtgggtgggactaaacttacagaaacgaaaatgaaaatccgccatcttgtttggaagctatgtagctaagctaacaagcgcttatggagtcagatttacgagaatggctggaggaacaactcatgatatggaagaagaggattttcaaagtctgttgctcgaaacagatgttcgtggctatctatacgagccacaatatagcgcagaggaggaacaggaggcggcggctgcagccgaggccggagacctgcctgtcgcgtccgaggagcccgggcgtgctctagctggtgcggactggtggtgcctgtgctctcgttgtgcgcctacggacacagagctcgagtccgtctgctgcaagaatttgaagatgccaatttctcctcgaagaaatgtctgaggcagacaaggacacggatgtttgcgttgtgaaccatcctagtttcgccccgcatatggacagaggcgtcctggagacatatttcagaattccgaaggtaaactggaaacgccagccgaagcctgcagggacaaatggacgtctaactgtaaaataagtgtttcaattttatttattattcatttcgtgaaatgtatacaatttcttcaagcattattatcacgaaatgattcccggttaataagttacgtaacgtcaactgtaaactgtttgtgcagtaccttttttaatgcacaaaaagcttactgtggcattgtttactactgtggcacgtaaataccatacatcgctaactgtgtcctcaatgtcttgtagacaatatcgcctaacagcggtgttctggattagtgggagtggcttgtggagctgtgcaaatgtgttgcattgtgggagttgtggttttccatacaaatgagccctaaagttactttctgtaataactcggtcaaaaaggcaccaaattcgaaagttttaatagatttcgactacatatatgacccactttcaatgaagatcaatgttcccacgggtgaaatgctcctttaaatacaaatttaatttaatcattaaagggcacctattattgCAAATTGTTTTCATTATTGTTATTTGAACAAACGTACACATCCACCTCATAATAATAAAACTCTTATTACAGCTACAGAAGTAACTCCGTCCAGAGCAGCGAGTGATTCTCTCACACAGATCGAAacacaacgtgtgtgtgtgtgtctgtgtgtgtgtgtatacagtcgtggccaaaagttttgagaattacataaatattagttttcaaaaagtttgctgctaaactgcttttagatctttgtttcagttgtttctgtgatgtactgaaatataattacaagcacttcatacgtttcaaaggcttttatcgacaattacatgacatttatgcaaagagtcagtatttgcagtgttggcccttctttttcaggacctctgcaattcgactgggcatgctctcaatcaacttctgggccaaatcctgactgatagcaacccattctttcataatcacttcttggagtttgtcagaattagtgggtttttgtttgtccacccgcctcttgaggattgaccacaagttctcaatgggattaagatctggggagtttccaggccatggacccaaaatttcaacattctggtccccgggcCACTtacttatcacttttgccttatccatcatgctggaaaatgcatgaaaggggcttcatcggagaatatgactttgccccagtcctcagcagtccattcactatactttctgcagaagatcaatctgtccctgatgttttttttggagagaagtggcttctttgctgcccttcttgacaccaggccatcttccagaagtcttgtcctcactgtgcgtgcagatgcgctcacacctgcctgctgccattcctgagcaagctctacactggtggcactccgatcctgcagctcaatcctctttaggagaccatcctggcgcttgctggactttcttggacgccctgaagccttctttacaagaattgaacctctttccttgaagttcttgatgatcctataaattgttgatttaggtgcaatcttagtagcacaatatccttgcctgtgaagccatttttatgcaacgcaatgatggctgcacgcgtttctttgcaggtcaccatggttaacaatggaagaacaatgatttgaaGCATctccctccttttaacatgtcaagtctgccattctaacccaatcagcctgacataatgatctccagccttgtgctcgtcaacattctcacctgagttaacaagacgattactgaaatgatctcagcagctcctttaatgacagcaatcaaatgcagtggaaaggttttttgggattaagttaattttcatggcaaagaaggactacgcaattcatctgatcactcttcataacattctggagtatatgcaaattgctattataaaaacttaagcagcaacttttccaatttccaatatttatgtaattctcaaaacttttggccacgactgtacatacacacacatacacacacacacacacacacacacacatgagacatcagatcagatcagaagaGGATCCACAGGGGAACCAAGCTCTTCAGAGACCAGAGATACTGTTAATGTTACAGCTGTATTCACGGtgacaaaaatataaaagtagctataaataaacatcaaataaaaacacataaaggTGAGCTGGAGACATCACACGTGACGCACAAATGCAGACAGATTTGATAATCCTTCAATGAAGCAAATCCAAAATGCTACTTTAAAGTGAAATATGTCTTAATTTATTGATTTgttatattagattttttattttacagtgtacctTTTCTACAAACTGTGTTTGTATCTAGAAatgtttatttagaaataaattgcattattattattactacattttcctaaaatattttttaatttaaccacaaagttattgtttttattttataaccatataattatttaatattaaaaagttaaaaatgtgTCCACATTGTGCAGCCCTATAAACAAACACAGCTAAGCTGTAGAATGGTCAGAAGCGTGAAGCAGAAGCACAGACGGTCAGAACTCAACAGAAGCGCACTCAGAGAGCTGATGCGGTCAGAACACCTCTCGTGTGTCACAGACAGATCACAGACGCTTCAGACACAAACACACCGAAGAGACCCTGCCCTGCACCAGCAGCACGAGCTGGTCTGATCCAGAACACACAGATCTTGACCAGAACAAAGGCGTCTGTGTTGGTCAGTCTGGGGCTGGATTACCCATCAGCCCTCAGCTCTAAACCCTCGTGAAACCTCTGCAACACGAGAAGAGATGTTTTtcttgctccctcagattccagattttcaaatagttgtatctcagacaaatattgtcctccgaacaaaccacacatcaatggagagatgatttattcagctttctcgCACATTTGAACAATACTGTGATAATACTGTGGATGTGGTCACTTTACTCCTGATGAGAAGCGTTAAATCTCTGCACACATCGGTACTGAATGATCTCAGAGcatgatgaagacacaaacacactcttcatGATCGCACCAGAGACGTGTGTGTTTCTCAGCTGAAGAGATCTCCAGAGCAGAGACTTGTTCAACATAAACATCCAGAAAACAAGCCGTGACACGTCGCCGCTCCCTCAGACACGAGGCAGACGCTCAGGATCATCAGAGAGACGAGACTGCTCCACGACAGACACCAGAAAGGCTTCTGAAGCATTTAATGTGAAGTACAGAATCATATTTAAGTTGTTAAATTCACGTTGAGGTAAACTTTCAGCGTTCAAACAATGAAACTCTCTCGAAGAGCGCAGAATAGCAGATTTATCACCAGCCTTTCTTCTTCTGTGCTATCTATCATCTCTCCATTACTCTGCTAGACGTCgcatgtattttacaacaatacaaagactACTTCAGTACACTTTCTCAACTAAATAAAGTTGTTTCactaaatgtttagattttataaaatcGTGCACTCGTGATATATTTTGCTGCCgtattattaatacaaataaacttgaattctaGAAACAGATAACTGGACAGTTATGGGTGAAGTGTGTGTGATGGACTCACCCTCGGGCCGGATCCAGAGCGATGGCCCTCGGCTGGTCCAGATCCTGCCAGAACAACACCTTCCTGTTTGTCCCGTCCAGCTCCGCCACTTCGATGCGATTGGTCTCCGAGTCGGTCCAGTAGAGCTTGTTCCCCATCCAGTCACAGGCCAGGCCGTCCGGAGAGGCCAGACCGGACACGACCGTGTTCTGGACACCGCTGGGCGCTGACCCGTTGAACTGCGTGCGTTTGATGGCCTCCTCGCTCACGTCGCTCCAGTAAATCAGTCCCTGCTCGTAAACATAATCCACAGCCGCCGCGTCCTCCAGACCGCTGACCAGCACCGAGGCGTTCCCTCGACCCCGAGCCGCGTCCACCAGACGCAAGTCTCTTCGATTCGCATACAAGAGCAGCGGCAGGCCTGCGGacacaggggtcagaggtcaggctTCGTGATTCACTCATCAGTCTGAAGTTCCCTTCAGAAACGATGTGTTTTGAGGAGTACTCGTGTAAACACACCCGGTCTCTTCTTCAGTGAATACTGATGTACCACTGCATTGCTAAGATCTTCagctgaacaactttaaagatgattttctcaatatttagattttttttgctcactcagattccagataataaatagttgtatctcagacagatattactaacaaaccagacatcaatggagagatgatttattcgtTTTTTTCTGATGATGTATGAATCTGATTTCAGGTTTTGacccttgtgactggttttgtgcttcagGGTCACGTATGTCTGCTTGAATGAATGAAGGACTGATGCTGTTATAAGAATGCATATTATATAAGATCGGTAGGCTTTCATTTCTAAGAGGACcttgttcttttttctttatgagcagtggttttatttaatttgtgttaaaTCTGTGTCTATATAACATGCTTAAACCTTAATATCACCCACACCATGTTTATAGACGTTTTCTCTAATGAGTTTGAACATTTTAGAGAattgttttttataaatgcattacaCTGTAACTAAACCCATTTGATGCGTCAACTAAATCTACTCTAAAACTCTTATGATATTTAGTGGACAAACGTTTTAACTAATGTTCGGTTCAGAGTGTTTCTTTTCTCTCGTTTTCAGCTTGTGTACTGCATCCTCAGTAAATGCATCttcatttaagaatgtttagatatttttacaataaaacaaggttaaaaaaattatgtgtggAGGGTTGCAGTACATGCAACAATTAATGCCTCAACGTTGCTCTGATTTAAGGCCTTTACTCATTAAATTAATCTGCAAACACTTACTCAACTACTGCCCCAAAACTAAAGAAAAGAATCAGATCTCACTCAGGACCGAATCACTTCAGCTTTCTGTAAGAGCTgtaagagtgtgtatgtgtgtgtgtgtgtgagagagagagagagtgtgtatgtgtgtgtgtgtgtgagagagagagagagagagagagagagagtgtgtatgtgtgtgtgtgtgtgtgcgtgtgtgtgagagagagagtgtatgtgtgtgtgtgtgtgtgtgtgtgagagagagagagtgtatgtgtgtgtgagagagtgtgagagagtgtgtgtgtgtgagtgtgtgtgtgtgtgagagagagagagcgagagtgtgtgtgtgtgtgtgtgtgtgtgagagagagagcgagagtgtgtgtgtgtgtgtgagagagagagagagagcgagagtgtgtgtgtgtgtgtgtgtgtgtgtgagagagagagtgtatgtgtgtgtgagagagtgtgagagagtgtgagagagtgtgtgtgagtgtgtgtgagagagagagagcgagagtgtgtgtgtgtgtgtgtgtgtgagagagagagcgagagtgtgtgtgtgtgtgtgtgtgtgtgtgtgtgagagagagagcgagagtgtgtgtgtgtgtgtgtgtgtgagagagagagcgagagtgtgtgtgtgtgtgtgtgtctgcagggaTCTGGCACAGAATCTAACCTCAGTTTGACACATCCACCACTAAACACCAGCGACTCAACCCTCTCACCTTCAGCCGGAGAAGGCCTGTTTTCCTAACATGGGGAATTTCCTTTTCCAAATATTTGGGAACTCGTAGAACTCCGTGAAGCCCGAGCCAGACTCAGCCGAGAGCAAACACAAGAAACACTGAGCTGCTTGGACACTTAATATCTGGCCTCAGATCATGTCAACCATTTAGAAGATCTTTCACACTTTTTCAGAGTTTCTTGCTGCTggctgtaacacacacacacacacctgaacagctgttaaacacaacacactcacacacgcctAAAAGTGATTATCCAGTGCAGAAACACTCAGTTTAATCACTCTTCCACACATCTGACTGAACGAGGAGCGCTGACTCCTCACAGGCCACACATCGGAGCACAAATCACGGAGATATTCGAGGATCTCGGGACAAAAGCAGCTGGAAAGTAACGTTAGTTAGCTAGCCTGACGAAAGCAGATTCACACGGCTGAGAGAAACCGAACAAACACGACACACATCAGCAAACAGACGAGTTTCTCCAACAATACAGCAGCAGCGGAGCTAATCTTAGCATCGAGCACTGATTTAACGACGAGACTCGGTTCTGAGGCGAATCCTCGCCGCACGTTAAATCAAACTCACCGCGTATCTGCAAACACAAAGTGCACAGTAAGAGACTCTGTAGCACGGCACCCATCTTCAACGCTCAGCCGCGCCGCTTCGCTCGCATCGCTCCGGCCGCGCGCGTCTGTGATTCGGATTCCTCGCGCTGGAGCTCCGCCGCGGTTTTTCATCGATTTGATTGTTTCTGTGTTTCTGCGCTTCAGTGTGACCGCGACGTCTCGTCCATCTCCTTCCGCTCACGGGAGAAATGCCCGGTCGCTTCCGAACCCTTCCCCCGTCCCTCTCCCCGCGCCGCGCGTGCTCTGCTCTTCTGCGCGCTTTTGTTGTGTTTCCTCGCCTTCGCGTCTCTGTTTGTCGGTGTGTGTGAGATCACAGCGCGGTGGAGACGCGGAACAAACGGTGTAATGTGGCGCGGAGGAAGGCAGGGAAGCGCATTCCAATGGGACTAGTTTTTCACGCAGCGGATCGTGATGCGGCTCGaaacacaaaacaatacaaaGCGCCACGAACCCGACACATATTTCATTATTACTCACTCTGGCTCTTATTTTGCTCTCTATTATCACTGAATATTGCGGACACACATTATGGTAGTTTATTAGACTTTCTCAGTCGAGAGAGATGTGTGTTGTAGTGATATTATATTACATCCATATACATTAAACTacataatgtgtatatatgttgTTCCTGCAATcagtgtaaatgttttttttttacaatgttaataaaaatccATCTTCTTTCAAAATGACTCTCTATCAGCAGCTATAAGCGCCATAATAAAACCGATAGAGATGTATGTACAAGTCATTAGTTATATATACTGAAGGTTAGTGTGACGTATAGATGTTACACAGCGCCCTCTTGTGGCGAAACACAGCCTTGCAGTGGAGAAGAAACACGTTTAAGGGAAATGTTTTCATTGCAATTCAGATATAATATTATACACCTCATTTGCCGTCattaaattgtatttgtattaagTATATATACCCTAAAAGTGAGATTTTAAATGGCATTTGAAAGAAACTCACCAGTCTTTCAGAAATACagtattaattgtaaaatattattagttctgaacagctgttttctgtgtgaatctgtgttaaagtgtaatgtatttctgtgatgctccgctgtattttcagcatcattcctccagtcttcagtgtcacatgatcttcagaaatcagaataatatgatgatttactgctcaataaacatttctgattattatcaatgttgaaaacactacAAACCGTgatctattttatttttcaggattcacagatgaataggaagtccaaaagaacagcattaatcaTTGTTTGCACTAACAAGTATTATAAATGAGCTTCTGAAAAATGATTGTCTGTCATGTTCTGTTGCTTGTGTATTTGCATATCTCATAAAAATGAACCACTCTTCatttatgattttgttttaaaatcagAATATAATAACACATCTTTTAAAGACTGAAAAAGACTCATTTTTATTTCTTGCAAGAGAAATAATCACATTAATCTCAAGGTGTCTGTAAAAGCCAAGGCTCACCAAAAATATACCAACAACAGACATATAATAACAGATTAGAAAATACTGAAGCAGAATAAGATCAAACCAAACTGAATGAACCGGACAGATTTCTGAATCTCATGCTGTTGTTCGGTGATCATTAAAGCAGACAATCATCCAAAAAAAGCACATTCACACCACGGCGCTCGTTCAGTTACAGTGAAAACGTGGAACACATGTGAGGATCTCGCTGAAAGAAAGCTCATGATAGAGGTGCACATCCATTAGTGAAGGAGATGTGTGCTCTGGATCCAGAAAACACGTGACAGAACTCAGCTGAGGCCGTTCTTACCCGTGTTTCTCcagagaaaacaaaacatgagCCAAAGAAACATCTTGAAGGAGTGATGCTCACCATCTCACTCCACCTGAGTTCAGTGTATTGCTTTTGATTTCTCTCCTTCAATCTTGATTCACAGATGAAGCGTCAACAGTGTGCAGTGTCTACACAGCCTAAATATTAAAACACAAAGCTTTCTCCCAGTGAGTTAACAGGAAACACATGTCTCCTTTGATTGTGGTGTCGGTGGTGTTAAACCTCGTAGTGCAGGTCGTTGAGCTCCAGTCGGGTGTAGTGGCGTCTGTCGAAGGTCTCCATGGCTTTACGGGCCGCCAGTGAGAGGATGAGTGTGAGGAAGATGAGTGTGATCACCACGATGGCCACCAGGCTGTTCTTCCACATCACTCGAGACACCTTGGGCTTCTCTGGAAGAGGATCTCGAGAGAAACCTCGGCGCTTCGGGTCGCTCTCCAGCTCGATCACGGCTGCTGTGCTTGTAGTTGTAGTTGTAGTGGTGGTGGTTGTGGTTGTAGTTGCAGGTGTGCTGCTCGTCGGGATCGTTGTGTATCTGACGGCCTTCACTGAATGTGTTTCTAGTCTCGAGGGTTTGCTGGGTTTCTTGGGACGGTTGGATTTGATGGCTGTCCGTGGCGCTTTAGTGCTGCTGCTTTTAGTGGAGGAGGATTGTGTGGTGCTAGTTGCCGTGGTAGTGGATGCGGTTGTCATAGCGACAGGTACCAGCATCTCTACTGATTCTGACTCAGTCAGTGCTGCTTCGGTGGCTTCACTGCTGGATGTGGTACTGGTTGTTGGTGGTGGTGCTGGAGTCGTCGGTGTAGTTGTGGGTGTAGTCACAGGTGATGTGGGTGTAGTCTTGGGTGTATTTGTAGTTATGGGTGTAGTCTTAATGGTGGGTGTAGTTTTGGGTGTATTTGTAGTTATGGGTGTAGTCTTAATGGTGGGTGTAGTTTTGGGTGTAGTTGTAGTTATGGGTGTTGTCATCGGTGTAGTTATGGGTGTAGTCTTGGGTGTAGTGGTAGTTATTGGTGTAGTCGTGGGTGTAGTTGTAGTTATTGGTGTAGTCGTGGGTGTAGTTGTAGTCGTGGGTGTAGTTGTAGTTATTGGTGTAGTCATGGGTGTAGTCGTGGGTGTAGTTATGGGTGTAGTCATGGTTGTAGTTGTAGTTATTGGTGTAGTTGTAGTTATGGGTGTAGTATTGGGTGTAGTTATGGGTGTAGTCGAAGTGGTGGGTGCAGTCTTGGGTGTAGTCGAAGTGGTGGGTGTAGTCTTGG
The DNA window shown above is from Carassius carassius chromosome 26, fCarCar2.1, whole genome shotgun sequence and carries:
- the mansc1 gene encoding MANSC domain-containing protein 1, coding for MISGSLFCSVLLKHHVMFLSCVLLLCLLLHVCGGTLDPDREMCYSRQHRDAAVNTHVALDQKGTVMEARAMPSEKDCILTCCSEDVAPGLKCNLVVYKPAERPGDLNCELFFCPSERDCPLMTAGPGVNTYNIFKGLTHPTTKGSERITAKPAAPQPTTPKTTPTTSTTPKTAPTTSTTPITTPNTTPITTTTPITTTTTMTTPITTPTTTPMTTPITTTTPTTTTTPTTTPITTTTPTTTPITTTTPKTTPITTPMTTPITTTTPKTTPTIKTTPITTNTPKTTPTIKTTPITTNTPKTTPTSPVTTPTTTPTTPAPPPTTSTTSSSEATEAALTESESVEMLVPVAMTTASTTTATSTTQSSSTKSSSTKAPRTAIKSNRPKKPSKPSRLETHSVKAVRYTTIPTSSTPATTTTTTTTTTTTTSTAAVIELESDPKRRGFSRDPLPEKPKVSRVMWKNSLVAIVVITLIFLTLILSLAARKAMETFDRRHYTRLELNDLHYEV